A window of Chrysoperla carnea chromosome 3, inChrCarn1.1, whole genome shotgun sequence genomic DNA:
TCATAAGAAGTTTTTTCGCTAGTATTACCATAAGCGCCATACCATCGATATTTTTCAGGAACTACACTTTTATTGTCATCTCTAAAGTATCGTGGTCTTTCCCATCCTGATTTCTGTTCCATAAAAGCTCCTGCTTTAACTAATTCCTAAAataagtagtttttttattatatctcaaaTAAAAAGTCTAAGAGGCGTTATAAGGTCGACCtgagatatatttttgttgaaattttattgattgataaacacgcctatgatagcttttctatcaaaaagtgtTGATGGGACTCAAAGtggaacacactgtatataaatcGCATTACTCGAACCAACTACTTGTGAAACTTATAGTTATGAAATTGTTACCTCATGAAATggactttgaaataaattacgTCCAGCTAAAGAATCATCCAAAGGAAAGTGTGTATTATAGGACTTAGCATAAACTTCATGAGTCTTTTCTACTATCCAATCACGATCCGATAACATTTTTGGTAAGAATCTTCGAATGTCAAATGCAAACATTGGTAGATCGGGTCGACCTTGTAGTACCCATAAAGCAATTTGTTCTGCACAACCTCCGCCCAACATCATACCCGCAGAATTAAATCCACAATTATGGTACAAACCTATGAATATAAGTTtaacgtttttaaatttttataaaacatcttttataaataatttaggtaGAGTAAAAGACTGATCATTTTCTCGAAAGAGTTATATTTAAGCGAAAATTGTATTGATTTAGTGAAtctttttctacaaaatttagtTGGGTGTCGTTACCTCAAGATCCGCGTTTGTTTTTCAACGCAACTCTTACGATACAATCGATCAGTCTTCTACATTTATCTCTGTGCAATATGCTCACCTATTAATCTAGGATCCTCTCCCATAATTGGTTTATGGTCAGGTGTAAAACTCTCAGGACCAGAAATAGTAGACTTGATACCTATTTCTTCTAATTTGGGGCACAACTTAATAGCACCTCGCATAAGACTTTCAAACACTTCCCAGTTTAGTTCAAATAAACCGAAATAGAAATTGTCTGGtgcctttaaataaaaaatagtaattttgaaCGTTAAAGCGATAAGTATGCAAATATGCACATTAATCGTTTTACACATTCAATGGTTCCGTCTCCCAACAATAGAAGAAGTCAATAAAATATCATCCGTTAATTCTGGGGCACCCTGTAAATTTGGCTTCATGAAGCCATATCAAATGGGGCATTTGAACCAAATGGAACCGCATTtcatacaattatttcatacacttactttgtttaaaatttccgGGTTATATTCATATCCACCTAAACAAATTGATTCTCCTTGAATTCGCATATAGATAGATGCGTCTTGATCTCTAACACTTGGCACCCCACGAATACTTTTCATACTATTTGTTACCACATACGAATGTTTTGTTGAAATCAaaggtaaatttaaatttaaacctttGGTTAAATCATTTGCCCATGCACCAGTACAGTTAACAACAcattttgtttcaattaatcCAAAAGGTGTGAAAACAccagcaattttatttttaccattcATCAGTTCAGTTTGTATTTCAGTTACTGGACAATTCTCAaagatctataaaaaaaaaaagtataatttgtaaatgtataattaaaattaaaacattccgGCTGAGAATACACTTGCTTCAATAGTTTAAGAGTATGCAActatacttgttttattatggCCACAAGAAGGCCGGagtagatttattaaaattaaaatgagcatttctgtgagctgttttatgcattttgttaaaatgtaaCCCCTCCAGGatacacaaaaaacaaattttttagttgaatttactaaaaaagaTAATTAGCTACACCGATTTCGATTGCTTTGCCGATTACAATCGAAATCGGTCTAtctaattaatgttttaaataaatttagcaaaatatttttactatgggacctaatttgaaaattgtggCATTAATTAACCAATTTAATGAAGGCTTTCAATGTGAAATGTTTTCTCAACCTAATTGAAACTATTATTAACAAACTTTTCCGCCATTGTTTGAAGAACCTTTGTTCAGCGCGTTACATAACATTGCTGGATCTATTACACCATCTTCTGGACAGTATAAGGCACTTtgatacgaattttcatcaagcaatggaaataattttgtgatttcTTTGGAGCTTAAGATTTcacttttaatattgaaaaatttcccCAACGTTGATTGGCGTATATAGTCCTGTTCTCTCtcctaataaaatataatattgtaattttttttattaattagttttatttttttattttcctgaCAGAAATTGTGACGATTGGTCTTCGACCTGACGATTGGTAGTCAAACACCATTCTAAACTACATTTGACTGACTATAGGCTATGGCTGAGTAAATTTAAAGTGGATAACCCGTTTGTTTTTGAGTAGATATCTTGGCTAGGTTAAAAACAATCGAAGTATATTAGTCCCCAAAAAAATCTAACCAAGTTTCCTTCGATCCAAGTAGGAACAATTTCTCTCAggatttgttattaattacttGCGtccgaataataaataaagaaccATTATTTATCCATCCTGGATGTATTTCAGTTTCTTCTTCCAAACCTTTGATCACGTTACGAGTTGTATTTAATAAAGCAATATCGATATCACTTGATTGAAGACTTCGAATCAATCCTGCAGTGTGCCAAGTTGTACCGCATGTTATTTTGTTCCTTTCTAATAGAATCGCTTTAACATTACGTTTTGAAAGTTGATATAATGTGTTACATCCAGCACTTCCTCCTcctgttaaatataattttaatttaaacaaataatattgaaaaagtttaGCGTTTTCAAAGTACCATGGACCCTGGACCAATATATATGGAAATGGCTTTTGGTCAAATGTTGCCAGAATTTGGGGAAATATTCTTCTTGTCCAGCTgaacaaatgtttcaattgGCACAAATCTCGCCAACGTGAATTTTTCGAGATAGTCCATGCCAAAATTCccgattttcattgaatttcaaGAGGTGAGATGCTATATTATATGCAATCGCATAATTTATGCCTGAAACGATGGCAGAAATGAGTTGATTTCTGCCAAAGTTATAGATGAGGCTATCCAATATTGTCAGAGtatcttttaattttagtcACTTCCTGTTGGATTAACACGAGCCCGGAAGCTCCAAAACCACTTCGCCCAGCTACATGTTTGGTCCTTTTGAAATTCGTTTAACttctaatatttttgattattagtAATCAAAAGTTAGTACAGGAAgcaaaaattttgagtaaaataaactggtttatattttgtttcggttaaaaaaattgttttattgtagAATGACGGATTTTGCCGATTCTAATAAGTTAAGCCTGAATCCGGCCCTGTTACtgacataaaaatttagttgttCGAAcattcgtttaaaaaatttgttaaattaaatataattgtttaaaaagtaGTTATTTGTTACCTATGATTACAACATCTGCTCGTTTAGGTAATTCAACATTGTGTGCTCTTTTTAAACCGTTACTAAAAAAACGCTTGTTAAATTGCTGCCCATAAACTTTACTTAGCAACCGAATTTGTGTAGACATtgttgaaaaatgatttataagaaTGGAGTTCAAGCCATGCAAAAATTGACtttacaaaatatactgtttatACTGTAAATATAGAAATTCATTATCAGTATAGTACCAGCGCTGGATGAAGGTACGTAAGAAAAATTAGAAACGGTAtagttttaccaaaaaaactCTTCAGGTTTTAAACGAAGGTAAAAATAGGAGTTTAAGAATCTGTGATATCTGAATATATACGACATACTTcgaaagattaaaattttactcataATACTCGCTTCTCCAACACGAACTATTTGGATTCTAGCGCATACAGGCTTTAActatattttcatgaaactttATACTTCTTTATTTCGTAGGTTAAATCCCATTTTACTCATGAGGggttgtctaaatattttagatagttttttatcacactggctaaattttttgatatagaaatatccaattgaaaaagataacctatatgattcatcattttttcagccaactttgaacgataaaataataataaaatgtccgatgacctaggaattttttgtgatttttggaaactttgttaatcaaaaatgtatttataaagttttattgaaatccctagtattatccaatTCTTGCATTTCTCCTTAATTACTTCCTCCAGCGCCTACACTATAAGTCAACATTATTAACATCTTgaccttttattatatttttacatttcagtGATCCATGTTTTCAAAATTAGGGATAAGGTTCTtatcaagtaaaaattttgtttgtttgtcacatttaaggaattttttctatttaaattaaaattaaatggatCGTCGTGAAAGAATCGTaagaaatattatgaatattttagtaGGTTTATAGAACGAAAACtcatcaatttttatacatattttttcgattttcgagaaCGTTTCACAAGACccctagttgaagctacttttaaaagatgggtccgtaggagattttgaactatgttgctcatttacgaactcaaactcagtTTCTATGTACATGGAcacgtcataaaaatttcagcttgatattttttcgttttttgagttaaaataacCGGAATTGAactttttaggtgattttatgaatacttataccaaaattttgttcgtagcatcaatatttttaagcgttataaacttgagaCTAGACttagaataccttgatataaattacatatgtacagggattataaaaaataaaaatacaatgaattttttaattaataaataattttttattacttaaacatcaacaatttttttaatttgttacatTTAGATTTTATCTGCCTTTcattcaaaactaaaataaaataattttaaagtttattaaaaattaatatcacagCTCTGTtacatttttcttcaaaatcgaATCACAGTCTTTCTATATTTCCTAAGTTTTTACTTTCCAAGAATTCATTTGTTAGTTTCAACCaaatatctttttcaatttGACGTTGAACTTGAGAGCCAAGTTGAATTTCAACGTCCAACGGAAGTTCATCTGACATATttgtttctaataaatattccatttttcGTTTGTccaatgtttgtttaaaaaattcttcatttctAATATCATTTTCACATTTTACGAATTGATCATAATTCCATCGTTTAAGGACCTCTTTCCAAGGTTGCCAATcaagtaataaataatcaataaattcaattcGTTCTTTATTAACTATTTCTTTCACAGCACGTTCAATATCTTCATCGGGTAAAACAAAGGAATAATGTTCATTCATTTTCGATGTGCCAATTGGTAAATCGAATACCTCACGTAAACGAATTTgatattctaaatatatttcGATTTCATCACAAGCATTTTCTAAGTTTCGTACTGTTTGtcttgaaatttgatccaaaatatttaatcgaTACATTCCACGAGCTAATCTTATCAATTCGTCCATTTTATTGTCATATTTACCCAATTCCACCTCTTGAGCGATGCttagtattttcatttgatttaaggACCATCCAACACGATGATCGCATGACTCATTCGCCTCTGCCgccactaaaaatattttttcacgcAACTTTTGCTTGGAATTATTATCTTCTCCTAATAAACATAACCATTTTGACATATCTTCTTTAAATTGTGCGACTTCAAAATTTGGTGTTTGTCGTATTCGATACAATAAACGAGAAAACGGTCTAGTGGTTATTTCTTCAGAAATGGTGCTCCAATATGGATGAATTAATTCCGTATCCAACCAATTTGGAATTTCTTCAATTAATGGTCgtgtttcaacaaaatttacataatattcgTGACTACCATCAAACCAAACATTTTGACGACTTGTAGTACGAATTAATTGCCGTAAATACTCCAAACTGGTCTCAGATAGTGGATTTTCTTCCAGATAAATTGTAGCATTGggaatattttcaatgtttgaTGATACCTCAGCGATCAGATTATTGGATAAACATAATGAATCCAATGATTCGGGTAATTCTGTAGGAATTTccgtaaatttattaaagtttaagcTCAATCGTTCCAAATTTGGAGGTAATTTTGCTGATAAAGTAGTTATATTATTACCATCCAAATCTAAATTTCTTAATGATTTTGGTAAATCAGTTAGAATTTCTGTAAACTCATTATTACATGCGTATAAACATTCTAATGTTTCGGGTAAATTTTTcggtaacatttttaatttattatccgaaacgaataatttttgtaatttaggtaaattaaaattatcttcagGTATTGTTTCAATTCCATTATTTTCAATGTCCAATTCAATTATggattcaaaatcaaattttggttCGGTTATTTTATTACTCGACATGTATAATCTTTCTAACGATTTGGGTAATTGTTCTGGTAAGCAAGTTAATTGATTACATCGAATACTAATTTCGTTTAACATTTCAGGTAAtgttttgggtaaaaattttatttcattattatctgCGAATATAGAACGTAATGATTTTGGTAAATTATTTGGCAAGCACGTAAGTTTATTTGATCCTATTTCTAATTCTTCTAAGGTTTCAGGTAAATTTTCTGGTAGACTTGTTAATTGATTACCACAAACATCTAATCTTTTTAAACTATTGGGTAATTTTTTGGGTAATACGTCAATCGTGTTCTCGTATAAATTTAAACGTGTTATTGAATCAGGTAATGTTTCTGGAATACTGATTATTTGATTCCTAGGTAATAGTAATTCCCGTAAATTAGATggtaatttttctgaaataatacaCACTTGATTACAatccatatttaaaatttcaagtgTTTCAGGTAAATTATCTGGAATTTGTGTTAATTTATTATCTGCAAGATGTAATTCCTTTAATCCATATGGATAAACATTGGGCATAGTTGTTAAGGACAAATATCCTAGAGATAAATATTCTCcacaatttttcaattcttcaaAAGCTTCACCACGTGATTCATTTTCACCTTGATCATCCGCTTTCTTCCAAAGTTCCCATGCGTTTAAAACCGATTCAtccacttttaattttatttccgaTTCTTCTTCGCAATCTGGTTGtaattcaaaagtataaaattcttCATCATCTGGTAACTCCCAAAGCTCCCATACTTTAAATTCTTCTAGATAATCGggaatcattttcaataaaacaattatcCCGGTTTACTACGAAGATATGATTTTTCCTTGAGAGCAAATACTGCATAACCCCTTTCACTATAAAAGACCCTGAAAAGACAAAATGGcaaattaacaaaatgaattgtttaaaaGTTCTTATGAATTTGGTAAtcatccaaaaattaaaaaagattgtatgccaaatattaattttataattaaggtCATATAAACCTTTCTAacctaatagaaaaaaaaactttttacaaaaagaaaaccgacttcaaaagaaaaacttttccaaaacaaattaaaatgcactaaaaagtaaaaaattagtttaaatagataaagaagtatcaaaatcggttcacccagtcgaaagttctgaggtaacaaacattaaaaaaaaaataaatacagtcgaattgataacctcttccatttttgtttgaagtcggttaaaaatcgataaattttctacaaaatgtGAATCAATTTCAATCTTATATTAATGATCCCAATTTCGTCACCTCTCACAATCtgccattaataattttttcctttcttGAAACCGCAATTTGTGGGTAAACgcttttaaatgaatatacacaagaatcttatataaaatatttatcttatcaAAATCGCTGTTTCTAAGTTTTGGAAAGtgttttctttacttttaaagtCCTATCAAACCAGCAAGAACTGGTAAAatctttttagttttataattatttagattttcggaataaaaaatgtaagctTCAATGACGAGAAAACAAAGGAAAATgtgaatcataaaaatttaaattacgcccatatctaattttaaacctaattattcaaatataaaaattgaaaacaacaaaatttgcttaataaaagcaataattttaatttttttgttcttaattcagcgaaagaaaatatttgcttaCCTTTATTGAAAGTGCGGTTATGATGATTAATCACCACAAATATTTTACAGGATAATCACCATAAATTATAGGAATACACAACAAtgaattaaactaaattaagtaagttataattattgaatcGTTCAAACTTCCCGATCAATTATAACTAACATCAAAATGTCTCctgtttttgtatttatgtacATTTCTAGGATTGCacaatgttattattaaaacttttttagggaTTACCTATTGCGCATCATTACACAATGGACTTAGGATTTATATGCGATTATCATTTATCATAATATCTTTGATTATCATATACATAAAAGTCTGTGATCTAGTTTTTGAGGAAATAATTTCACCGAAATATGTACATAACATTACACCTTATGGTGCAACAAGGaatctagaaaataaaaatacttaatatcGAAAAATAGAATATCCTTTTAGTGTTATAAGACAAAATCAGTAAAGTTTTAAACAGCAAAAGCaatacaattttgaataaaacttttgtagtttttgtttattttgtcatTAGTATTTGGTATGcatacatttctttttttttttttaggctTAAGTGAACGATGGGattcacagattataatttattacataaatagataggcaactctacTGTAAATGAAATGTTGTCCAAAAAGCCCCCTGGAGAAAGGCACTtacaataaactattttttttaaataaatggcaGGAATTAGGTACTAttcgaaatatttctaaaataaaataacaaatattaataaaataataatttattgcaatgtttgaaataaaataacatatttattttaatattaacattattaataacaattaattattagtttgatgtaagttaaatgcaatgtaaaaccattttatttcgtTATGAGTCAATTATAATCACAATTAAACACTTCCCAAATGTAATCAACACGATTAACAAGACCTAAGTGCTAAAATAAACTCAgtacataccataaaaaaatcggaaaataatataaacacaccTAAAACGACTAAATTACACTAATTAGTTAATGAACAGGGGCACAATGAAAACGgccaaaatacttaaataatgtcACTAgaccagggcttcttaaacttttgtaattcacgaccccatttatgattgcgagtttgttgacgaccccatacaaatataaaagaaaaataaattaatattttttgatgatttatctattaggtaacaataaacatatacat
This region includes:
- the LOC123296798 gene encoding sarcosine dehydrogenase, mitochondrial, whose product is MSTQIRLLSKVYGQQFNKRFFSNGLKRAHNVELPKRADVVIIGGGSAGCNTLYQLSKRNVKAILLERNKITCGTTWHTAGLIRSLQSSDIDIALLNTTRNVIKGLEEETEIHPGWINNGSLFIIRTQEREQDYIRQSTLGKFFNIKSEILSSKEITKLFPLLDENSYQSALYCPEDGVIDPAMLCNALNKGSSNNGGKIFENCPVTEIQTELMNGKNKIAGVFTPFGLIETKCVVNCTGAWANDLTKGLNLNLPLISTKHSYVVTNSMKSIRGVPSVRDQDASIYMRIQGESICLGGYEYNPEILNKAPDNFYFGLFELNWEVFESLMRGAIKLCPKLEEIGIKSTISGPESFTPDHKPIMGEDPRLIGLYHNCGFNSAGMMLGGGCAEQIALWVLQGRPDLPMFAFDIRRFLPKMLSDRDWIVEKTHEVYAKSYNTHFPLDDSLAGRNLFQSPFHEELVKAGAFMEQKSGWERPRYFRDDNKSVVPEKYRWYGAYGNTSEKTSYEIELDKECTFSYPESQNLVRNEALACRNGVGMIDISYYCKFYVHGKDSQKFMDWVFSGNMKQKHGKAVYTCALNDKGGVEADVTITSFKTHPFESVKEPGFYIVAGGATANYTWSHLNKCLENTNWNVQMNDLTSDLGILSIQGPKSNILLSNLTDEINHLSLYETKVVNLKGSPCLIMRISFVGELGYELHIPKQHCASIYQQITQIGHKYDLKHVGFRAMYALSAEKGYHLWNLDLRSNDSPLEANLLFTCRKDGEYIGKNAIDKLKSKGVHKKLAYFTLDCDQPLWGLETIWKNGERVGYLARGDYAFSLDCNIGIGYVKHPKGEHITDEYLLNGNYELEVMGKKYQAKIHKRSPFDPESRRMLNI
- the LOC123296800 gene encoding E3 ubiquitin-protein ligase SlrP-like; the encoded protein is MIPDYLEEFKVWELWELPDDEEFYTFELQPDCEEESEIKLKVDESVLNAWELWKKADDQGENESRGEAFEELKNCGEYLSLGYLSLTTMPNVYPYGLKELHLADNKLTQIPDNLPETLEILNMDCNQVCIISEKLPSNLRELLLPRNQIISIPETLPDSITRLNLYENTIDVLPKKLPNSLKRLDVCGNQLTSLPENLPETLEELEIGSNKLTCLPNNLPKSLRSIFADNNEIKFLPKTLPEMLNEISIRCNQLTCLPEQLPKSLERLYMSSNKITEPKFDFESIIELDIENNGIETIPEDNFNLPKLQKLFVSDNKLKMLPKNLPETLECLYACNNEFTEILTDLPKSLRNLDLDGNNITTLSAKLPPNLERLSLNFNKFTEIPTELPESLDSLCLSNNLIAEVSSNIENIPNATIYLEENPLSETSLEYLRQLIRTTSRQNVWFDGSHEYYVNFVETRPLIEEIPNWLDTELIHPYWSTISEEITTRPFSRLLYRIRQTPNFEVAQFKEDMSKWLCLLGEDNNSKQKLREKIFLVAAEANESCDHRVGWSLNQMKILSIAQEVELGKYDNKMDELIRLARGMYRLNILDQISRQTVRNLENACDEIEIYLEYQIRLREVFDLPIGTSKMNEHYSFVLPDEDIERAVKEIVNKERIEFIDYLLLDWQPWKEVLKRWNYDQFVKCENDIRNEEFFKQTLDKRKMEYLLETNMSDELPLDVEIQLGSQVQRQIEKDIWLKLTNEFLESKNLGNIERL